DNA sequence from the Teretinema zuelzerae genome:
AGCCGGCGTTTCTGTCGGCATGAGCCGTACAATAGAAGATCATTCCCAACGCGAATCGGAAGGCTACGAAATAAATACAGAAGGCATGCCGATTTCAGGCGAACTCTTCTGGGCGTTCGGCTCTGAAACAGGATTAGACGCGGGCGTTCGGGGCGGACTGAAGCAGCATATCGAAACGGTATCGCCTCCCGACAGCCTGGCATCCTTCGCCGATATTTCGATCGACACGACGCCCTTTTCGGTATTCGCCCGCGCAAATCTGCCGTATTTCTTCGCGGAAGCCTCGGGAGGAATCCACTTCGCCGATATCCGCTACGTCACCGATTCGGACGACCTCTCAGGCGAACAAAGGGGTCTTACCGCCGGACTGGCCATGGGTCCGCGGATGACCTTTATCGAGCGGCTTGTTGTAAGGGCCGCTTTTTCAGCGAATCTCTTCCAAATAGACGACATCGGCCTCGGTTCGCCGGTCACCCTGCTCACGCTCGGCCTTTCGCTGAGCGGAGCATGGCGATTCTAAGCGTCGCGTCAAACTTTCGCAAGCAGGGTTTCCAGGTCGGCGGCCGAGGCCGGCTGGCCTGAGAGCTTCTGCGCGAGGCTCTGGTTTTCCTTCGAACCGTACAGAATAGCTCCCGCGAGAAGGCCGGTTTCAGCGTCCACTACATATTTTTCATACCGCTTTTCATCAGCGCTTACTTTCGAGAACACCGTAAATTTTCCGGAAGAGGCTTCTTCCGGAGAAAGCACGGCCTTGCCCAGGGACATGAGCTCGACATCGCCGACTTTCAACGCGGTTTTCGGAACCGTCTGGGAATACGAGGGAGCGTCGATGCCCGCCGGCAGAAGGCCTGCCGAAGCAAGAATATTCTTCGCGGCTACCGGAGCCTGCTCCAGAGCGGCCGGAATTATGCCCCACACGATGCCGCCGAATTCGGCGCAATCGCCCACCGCGTAAATCCCCTTCCTGGACGTTTCCATCCTCTCGTTTACCACGATGCCGCGGTTGACCTGAAGGCCCGCCGCCTTTGCCAGCTCGGTGTTCGAATGAACGCCCATGGAAAGAAGGGTCGTCGCGCTGGCGAAGCTTCTGCCGTCTTTGAGCTTGATTTCATGGCATCCCGAAAGCCGCGAAGGCTCGAATACCGACGTTTCCGCGGAAGTCACGACTTCGATGCCCATTGCGGCGAAGCGTTTTTGCAAAAGAGCTGCGCCGGTTTCGTCCAGCTGGCGGGGAAGCAAGCGCGGAAAAATCTCGAACACCCTGACTTCCTTCGAACCGGAATCCTTCATGGCCCGGGCGGCTTCGAGTCCGAGGAGGCCGCCGCCGATCACGGAAGAGGCCGAACAGTCGGCGGAGATGGACGCGCGGATGAGCGAAACGTCCTCCAGCGTGCGCATAGTGAAAATCCCGGGAAGATCCGAGCCGGGAATCGCCGGACGATTCGCGGAGGCTCCCGTCGCAAGAACGAGGTAATCCCATGATTCCTTTCGGCCGTCCTCGAGAACAACGGTTTTCGAGTCGGGATCGATTCCTGCTACGCGCCGGCCCTGGTGCACCGACACCCTCTTTTTCTCGTACCATTCGGGTTTATAAAAAGTGATCGCTTCGGGACCGACCGCTCCTGAAAGGACTTCGGGAAGCCGCACCCGCGAATAAAAAGGATGGGCTTCTCCGCCATACACATCGACCGTAACCGAAAGCTCGGCGGCGAGGCCTGCCGCCGTATTGATTCCCGCTATTCCATTGCCTACAACTATTACGCGCATCAGTTCTCCTTGAATCGGCGCCGGGCGCCGACATGTTTACCCTGTATTGCTTCGTCACCCGGCCCTGCCGAGCAGGCGGGACAACTGTTCGTCGAAAGCCGCTCCGGTCGTCTCTCCCCGGAGAAATCGCCGAACCGCCTCTTGAATCGAAGAAGGAAATTTCTTCCAATAAATCGAAACCCAGTCGCCGATTTCATCGCGCAGTTCCTGCT
Encoded proteins:
- a CDS encoding NAD(P)/FAD-dependent oxidoreductase; the encoded protein is MRVIVVGNGIAGINTAAGLAAELSVTVDVYGGEAHPFYSRVRLPEVLSGAVGPEAITFYKPEWYEKKRVSVHQGRRVAGIDPDSKTVVLEDGRKESWDYLVLATGASANRPAIPGSDLPGIFTMRTLEDVSLIRASISADCSASSVIGGGLLGLEAARAMKDSGSKEVRVFEIFPRLLPRQLDETGAALLQKRFAAMGIEVVTSAETSVFEPSRLSGCHEIKLKDGRSFASATTLLSMGVHSNTELAKAAGLQVNRGIVVNERMETSRKGIYAVGDCAEFGGIVWGIIPAALEQAPVAAKNILASAGLLPAGIDAPSYSQTVPKTALKVGDVELMSLGKAVLSPEEASSGKFTVFSKVSADEKRYEKYVVDAETGLLAGAILYGSKENQSLAQKLSGQPASAADLETLLAKV